From a region of the Ficedula albicollis isolate OC2 chromosome 1A, FicAlb1.5, whole genome shotgun sequence genome:
- the MIEF1 gene encoding mitochondrial dynamics protein MID51 — protein sequence MAGAGQRKGKKDDNGIGTAIDFVLANARLVRGGGGPAVLGIATLAVKRMYDRAISAPSSPTRLSQSGKRSWEEPNWLGSSSRLLTQDMKSSLSRSLQTLPTDPSPADTDVFRPTKPKPSARRSQVELKKSRLRLSLQEKLLAYYRRRVAIPAAEQARAKQAAVDICAELRGFLRAKLPDMPLRDMYLSGSLYDGLQVVTADHIQLIVPLMLEQNLWSCIPGEDTIMNIPGFYLVRRENLEYFPRGSSYWDRCVVGGYLSPKTVADTFEKVVAGSINWPAIGSLLDYVIRPAAPPADLTLEVQYDADRHLFIDFLPSLTLGDIVLVAKPHRLAQNDNLWRLSLRPAETARLHALDQGDSGCRCLCLKIFKAVCKLNPALGHLTASQLTNVILHLSQEESDWSQDVLADRFLQALKGLIRYLEAGVLPSALNPKVNLFSELTPEEVDELGYTLYSSLSEPEVLLQT from the exons ATGGCGGGCGCCGGGCAGCGCAAAGGGAAGAAGGATGACAACGGCATCGGCACGGCCATCGACTTCGTGCTGGCCAACGCGCGGCTGGTGC gggggggggggggccccgccgtGCTGGGCATCGCCACGCTGGCCGTCAAGAGG ATGTATGACCGGGCCatcagtgctcccagcagccccactCGCTTGAGCCAGTCGGGAAAGAGAAGCTGGGAAGAGCCAAACTGGCTGGGCTCTTCCTCACGCCTGCTGACCCAGGACATGAAGAGCAGCCTCAGCCGCTCCCTGCAGACCCTTCCCACTGATCCTTCACCTGCAGACACAG ACGTTTTCCGACCCACAAAGCCCAAGCCGTCTGCCAGGAGGAGCCAGGTGGAGCTGAAGAAGTCGCGCCTGCGCCTGTcgctgcaggagaagctgctggcgTACTACCGGCGGCGGGTGGCGATCCCGGCGGCCGAGCAGGCTCGGGCCAAGCAGGCGGCCGTGGATATCTGCGCGGAGCTGCGCGGCTTCCTGCGCGCCAAGCTGCCCGACATGCCCCTGCGCGACATGTACCTCAGCGGCAGCCTCTACGACGGCCTGCAG GTAGTGACAGCTGACCACATCCAGCTCATTGTACCTCTCATGCTGGAGCAGAACCTGTGGTCGTGTATCCCCGGGGAGGACACCATCATGAACATTCCTGGCTTCTACTTGGTGCGTCGAGAAAACCTGGAGTACTTTCCTCGTGGGAGCAGCTACTGGGACCGCTGTGTGGTGGGAGGTTACCTTTCCCCCAAAACTGTAGCAGACACCTTTGAGAAGGTTGTAGCTGGGTCCATCAACTGGCCAGCAATCGGGAGCCTCTTGGACTACGTGATCCGTCcggcagctcccccagcagaTTTGACACTGGAAGTCCAGTATGATGCAGATCGGCATCTTTTTATTGACTTTCTGCCATCCCTGACACTGGGGGACATCGTCCTCGTTGCCAAACCTCACCGACTGGCCCAGAATGACAACCTGTGGCGCCTGAGCCTGCGGCCGGCGGAGACGGCTCGCCTCCACGCCCTTGACCAGGGGGATTCCGGCTGCCGCTGCCTGTGCCTCAAGATCTTCAAAGCAGTATGCAAGTTAAACCCAGCTCTTGGACACCTCACTGCCAGCCAGCTCACCAACGTCATCCTGCACCTCTCCCAGGAGGAGTCCGACTGGTCCCAGGACGTGCTGGCTGATCGCTTCTTGCAGGCGCTGAAGGGGCTGATCCGCTACTTGGAGGCAGGTGTCCTCCCCAGTGCCCTGAACCCCAAGGTGAACTTGTTTTCAGAGCTCACCCCTGAAGAAGTGGATGAGTTGGGCTACACCCTCTACAGCTCTCTGTCGGAGCCAGAGGTCTTGCTGCAGACGTAA